A section of the Sphingomonas ginsenosidivorax genome encodes:
- a CDS encoding DnaJ domain-containing protein, whose product MKWIVAGLFIWLAWYYLRPKPKPRGVTDEAEARAILGLDRGADADAIRTAHRRLVASVHPDRGGSADLARRVNAARDLLLKRL is encoded by the coding sequence GTGAAGTGGATCGTCGCCGGCCTCTTCATCTGGCTCGCCTGGTATTATCTCCGCCCGAAACCGAAGCCCCGCGGCGTCACCGACGAGGCTGAGGCGCGCGCGATTCTCGGACTCGACCGCGGCGCCGACGCGGACGCGATCCGCACCGCGCACCGCCGGCTCGTGGCGAGCGTCCATCCCGATCGCGGCGGCTCGGCGGACCTCGCGCGGCGCGTCAACGCGGCGCGCGATCTGCTGCTGAAGCGGCTCTGA
- the pgmG gene encoding phosphoglucomutase/phosphomannomutase PgmG produces the protein MTHHFAPEILREYDIRGIVGPSLGPADAHATGRGFATRVRRAGGTRVAVGYDGRLSSPDLEAALVAGLVASGVDVVRIGLGPTPMLYFAEAILEVDGGIQVTGSHNPGDYNGFKLVHAHAPFSGDDIQDLARLAAIGDWEAGAGAVTEADVQDAYVDRLMLGYAGGTYRIGWDTGNGASGPVVEQLVQRLPGEHHVIFADVDGHFPNHHPDPSVEANLADLKRLVVDKNLHFGIAFDGDGDRIGAVDAQGRVLWGDQILSILVEPQLRETPGATIVADVKSSQGLFDRIVALGGTPSMAATGHSLMKARMVETGAPLGGELSGHVFLAGDYYGFDDAHYAAIRLIRAVHLSGGTLTDLLDAMPRFVNTPDLRFPVAEQRKFAVVDEVLARLVAEGATVDHIDGARVTTPDGWWLLRASNTQAMLTARAEARDQAGLDALLAQVDAQLAQSGVVRAD, from the coding sequence ATGACCCATCACTTCGCCCCTGAAATCCTCCGCGAATACGACATCCGCGGCATCGTCGGTCCGTCGCTCGGCCCCGCCGACGCGCACGCGACCGGCCGCGGCTTCGCGACGCGCGTCCGCCGCGCGGGCGGGACCCGAGTCGCGGTCGGCTATGACGGCCGGCTCTCGTCCCCCGACCTCGAAGCCGCGCTGGTCGCCGGCCTCGTGGCGAGCGGCGTCGACGTCGTCCGGATCGGTCTCGGCCCGACCCCGATGCTCTATTTCGCCGAGGCGATCTTAGAGGTGGACGGCGGCATCCAGGTAACCGGCAGCCACAATCCCGGCGACTATAACGGCTTCAAGCTGGTGCACGCCCACGCGCCATTTTCGGGCGACGACATCCAGGACCTCGCCCGCCTCGCCGCCATCGGCGACTGGGAGGCGGGGGCAGGGGCCGTCACCGAAGCCGACGTCCAGGACGCCTATGTCGACCGGCTCATGCTCGGCTATGCGGGCGGGACCTACCGGATCGGCTGGGACACCGGCAACGGCGCGTCGGGCCCGGTCGTCGAGCAACTCGTCCAGCGCCTGCCGGGTGAGCATCACGTGATCTTCGCCGATGTCGACGGCCATTTTCCCAATCATCATCCCGATCCCAGCGTCGAGGCCAACCTGGCCGACCTGAAGCGCCTGGTCGTCGACAAGAACCTCCATTTCGGTATCGCCTTCGACGGCGATGGCGACCGGATCGGCGCGGTCGACGCGCAGGGGCGGGTGCTGTGGGGCGACCAGATCCTCTCCATTCTGGTCGAACCCCAGCTGCGTGAGACGCCGGGCGCGACGATCGTCGCCGACGTCAAGTCGAGCCAGGGCCTGTTCGACCGGATCGTCGCGCTCGGCGGCACCCCCAGCATGGCCGCGACGGGGCACAGCCTGATGAAGGCGCGGATGGTCGAGACCGGCGCTCCGCTCGGCGGCGAGCTCAGCGGGCATGTGTTTCTCGCCGGCGACTATTACGGGTTCGACGACGCGCATTATGCCGCGATCCGGCTGATCCGCGCGGTGCATCTGTCGGGCGGCACGCTGACCGACCTGCTCGACGCGATGCCGCGCTTCGTCAACACGCCCGACCTGCGCTTTCCGGTCGCGGAACAGCGGAAATTCGCGGTGGTCGACGAAGTGCTGGCGCGGCTCGTCGCGGAGGGAGCGACCGTCGACCATATCGACGGCGCGCGCGTCACCACGCCCGATGGCTGGTGGCTGCTCCGCGCCTCGAACACGCAGGCGATGCTGACAGCGCGGGCCGAGGCGCGCGACCAGGCCGGGCTCGACGCGCTGCTCGCACAGGTCGATGCGCAGCTCGCGCAAAGCGGCGTCGTGCGAGCCGATTGA
- a CDS encoding division plane positioning ATPase MipZ, which produces MPTAPDQSSAQSPAQAPHVIVFANEKGGTGKSTTAVHVAIALAARGARVACLDLDHRQRTVGRYLDNRAETVRRNGAPLPMPIHATLSDQSEDQFEDLWHGLSEQADFLVVDTPGRDDPFARTAAALANTLVTPMNDSFVDFDLIGQVDPETYQVTRPSFYSELIWDARKQRARADGTTIDWVVLRNRLQHIEARNMRRVSDALAQLAKRVGFRIIPGLGERVIYREMFPAGLTMIDSKQFGAMGLGHVAARQELREMMAALQLPEIAAEQPGVAA; this is translated from the coding sequence TTGCCCACGGCTCCCGACCAGAGCTCTGCACAGAGTCCCGCCCAGGCGCCCCACGTCATCGTGTTCGCCAATGAAAAGGGTGGGACGGGCAAGTCGACGACTGCGGTCCACGTCGCGATCGCGCTCGCCGCGCGGGGCGCGCGCGTCGCCTGCCTCGACCTCGATCACCGCCAGCGCACCGTCGGCCGCTATCTCGACAACCGCGCCGAGACCGTCCGCCGCAACGGCGCGCCGCTGCCAATGCCGATCCACGCGACGTTGTCCGACCAGTCCGAGGACCAGTTCGAGGATCTGTGGCACGGGCTGTCCGAACAGGCCGATTTCCTGGTGGTGGACACCCCCGGCCGCGACGATCCGTTCGCGCGGACCGCGGCCGCGCTCGCCAACACGCTCGTCACGCCGATGAACGACAGCTTCGTCGATTTCGACCTGATCGGACAGGTCGATCCCGAGACCTATCAGGTGACGCGCCCCAGCTTCTATTCGGAGCTGATCTGGGATGCGCGCAAGCAGCGCGCGCGCGCCGACGGCACCACGATCGACTGGGTCGTGTTGCGCAACCGCCTCCAGCATATCGAGGCACGCAACATGCGCCGCGTCTCGGACGCGCTCGCGCAACTCGCCAAACGCGTCGGCTTCCGCATCATTCCAGGTCTGGGCGAACGCGTCATCTACCGCGAGATGTTCCCCGCCGGGCTGACGATGATCGATTCGAAGCAGTTCGGCGCGATGGGCCTGGGTCACGTCGCCGCGCGTCAGGAACTGCGCGAGATGATGGCTGCGCTTCAACTCCCCGAGATCGCCGCCGAGCAACCCGGCGTCGCCGCGTGA
- a CDS encoding PH domain-containing protein, whose product MERPVDEFRSSTARWLLGSFAGWGTLLTCLVGIGFVLIGVRWLKNRAASYEVTDQRLIVKRGILFKTIDEIELYRIKDVRLGYSLLNQMVDIGTIVLTSSDRTTMGGEFVLRDVPMARDRREGLRKLVDRARSRRGVREMDVDHEDAYLD is encoded by the coding sequence GTGGAACGTCCCGTCGACGAGTTCCGGTCCAGCACCGCACGCTGGCTGCTCGGCAGCTTCGCCGGCTGGGGGACGTTGCTCACCTGTCTCGTTGGAATCGGCTTCGTGCTGATCGGCGTCCGCTGGCTCAAGAACCGCGCCGCCAGCTACGAGGTCACCGACCAGCGCCTGATCGTGAAGCGCGGCATCCTGTTCAAGACGATCGACGAGATCGAGCTCTACCGGATCAAGGACGTCCGGCTCGGCTATTCGTTGCTCAACCAGATGGTCGACATCGGCACCATCGTCCTGACCTCGAGCGACCGCACCACGATGGGCGGCGAGTTCGTGCTGCGCGACGTCCCCATGGCGCGCGACCGCCGCGAGGGCCTGCGCAAGCTCGTCGACCGCGCCCGCAGCCGCCGCGGCGTGCGCGAGATGGATGTCGACCACGAGGATGCGTATCTGGACTGA
- a CDS encoding sensor histidine kinase, which translates to MTRVLYIDDDAGIRRLAARALGRRGYDVTVAEGGAEGCVRAAADHFDLIAVDHYMPGMDGLETIAELAKLPDTPPIVYVTGSEEGRIAVAALKAGAADYVVKTVGNDFFDLLAAAFEQVRARATLEQAKATAEAELRATNARLEALLSEVNHRVANSLQLVSAMVRLQSTALVDPAAREALEDTQRRIQAIAQVHRRLYTTNDVESVDMREYLGALVEELAETWSTDALPRALSIVAEPIRLSTDRAVSLGIIVTELVTNACKYAYPLGAGEVRVALRADGDAFLLAVEDDGCGMPADATPRGTGLGTKLIRAMAQSLQSIVEYDATHTGVRATLRATVH; encoded by the coding sequence GTGACCCGCGTCCTCTATATCGACGACGATGCGGGTATCCGCCGGCTGGCCGCGCGTGCGCTCGGCCGGCGCGGCTATGACGTGACCGTGGCCGAGGGCGGCGCGGAGGGCTGTGTGCGCGCTGCCGCCGACCATTTCGACCTGATCGCGGTCGATCACTACATGCCCGGTATGGACGGGCTGGAGACGATCGCCGAGCTGGCGAAACTGCCCGACACGCCGCCGATCGTCTATGTGACCGGATCGGAAGAGGGCCGCATCGCCGTCGCCGCGCTGAAAGCCGGGGCGGCCGACTATGTCGTGAAGACCGTCGGCAATGATTTCTTCGACCTGCTCGCCGCCGCGTTCGAACAGGTCCGCGCGCGCGCCACGCTGGAACAGGCCAAGGCGACCGCGGAGGCCGAACTGCGCGCGACCAATGCGCGGCTCGAGGCGCTGCTCAGCGAGGTCAACCACCGTGTCGCCAATTCGCTGCAGCTGGTCTCGGCGATGGTCCGGCTGCAGTCGACCGCGCTCGTCGACCCGGCGGCACGCGAGGCGCTGGAGGACACGCAGCGCCGGATCCAGGCGATCGCGCAGGTCCACCGCCGGCTCTACACCACCAACGACGTCGAGAGCGTCGACATGCGCGAATATCTCGGCGCGCTGGTCGAGGAACTGGCCGAGACCTGGTCGACCGACGCATTGCCGCGCGCGCTCAGCATCGTCGCCGAACCGATCCGGCTGTCGACCGATCGGGCGGTGTCGCTCGGCATCATCGTCACCGAACTCGTCACCAACGCGTGCAAATACGCCTATCCGCTCGGCGCCGGCGAAGTCCGCGTCGCGCTCCGGGCGGATGGCGATGCGTTCCTGCTCGCGGTCGAGGACGATGGCTGCGGCATGCCCGCCGACGCCACCCCGCGCGGCACCGGCCTCGGCACCAAGCTCATCCGCGCGATGGCGCAGAGCCTGCAGTCGATCGTCGAATACGACGCCACCCACACCGGCGTCCGCGCCACCCTGCGCGCCACGGTCCACTAG
- a CDS encoding 3'-5' exonuclease has product MPPKPQPQIIRVVDLETTGSAPPAHGVCEIGWQDVALGEDGRWELDGEGGSILVNPGRPIPPVTQAIHHILDDQVADAPFWHDVARRVLDPWPRRVALAAHRADFEQQFCTPTLTKGADWICTWKCALRLWPDSPSFSNQVLRYWRRPYGIDHERGLPAHRAFPDAYVTAFHLRDQLNEASVAQLIEWSTNPGLIPRVRYGPDRGKGWREIDHDSLMGFLTDRDPDIRFTANAEMDRRSGGGAVGRPSAQDLLL; this is encoded by the coding sequence ATGCCTCCCAAGCCCCAGCCCCAGATCATCCGCGTCGTCGACCTCGAGACGACCGGGTCCGCCCCGCCCGCGCACGGGGTCTGCGAGATCGGCTGGCAGGACGTCGCGCTCGGCGAGGACGGCCGCTGGGAGCTGGACGGCGAGGGCGGCAGCATCCTCGTCAATCCGGGCCGGCCGATCCCGCCGGTGACGCAGGCGATCCACCATATCCTCGACGATCAGGTCGCCGACGCGCCGTTCTGGCACGACGTCGCACGCCGCGTGCTCGATCCCTGGCCGCGCCGCGTCGCGCTCGCCGCGCACCGCGCCGATTTCGAACAGCAATTCTGCACGCCCACGCTGACCAAGGGCGCCGACTGGATCTGCACCTGGAAGTGCGCGCTCCGGCTCTGGCCCGATTCGCCGAGCTTCTCCAACCAGGTGCTGCGCTACTGGCGCCGCCCGTACGGCATCGACCACGAACGCGGGCTGCCTGCGCACCGCGCGTTTCCCGACGCGTACGTCACGGCGTTCCACCTGCGCGACCAGCTCAACGAGGCGAGCGTCGCGCAGCTGATCGAATGGTCGACCAACCCCGGTCTGATCCCGCGCGTCCGCTACGGTCCCGACCGCGGCAAGGGCTGGCGCGAGATCGACCATGATTCGCTGATGGGCTTCCTCACCGACCGGGATCCCGACATCCGCTTCACTGCCAATGCCGAGATGGACCGTCGCAGCGGCGGCGGCGCGGTCGGGCGCCCCAGCGCCCAGGACCTGCTGCTCTAG
- the panC gene encoding pantoate--beta-alanine ligase, with product MDVVRDLNALRASVAALRGGDTRIALVPTMGALHAGHVALIEAAKRPGTRVVASIFVNPTQFGPNEDLSRYPRREMADIRMLTEAGCDLLWLPSVETMYPDGFATSVRVTGVSDGFDGASRPGHFDGVATVVSKLFGQVEPDAAYFGEKDYQQLAVVRRFVADLNFAIDIVGVPTQRDDDGLAMSSRNIYLDDEQRRQAITLPRALGVAARAIARGEDVEPVLDDARTMLAAAGFEIDYVALADAETLTEHPAADRPRRLLAAARMGGTRLIDNIAIDPVGPV from the coding sequence GTGGACGTCGTCCGGGACCTGAATGCCTTGCGCGCAAGCGTCGCCGCCCTGCGCGGCGGGGACACGCGCATCGCGCTGGTGCCGACGATGGGCGCGCTGCACGCGGGCCATGTCGCGCTGATCGAGGCGGCGAAGCGGCCGGGGACCAGGGTCGTCGCGTCGATCTTCGTCAACCCGACGCAGTTCGGACCGAACGAGGACCTGTCGCGCTATCCCCGGCGCGAGATGGCCGATATCCGGATGCTGACCGAAGCGGGCTGCGACCTGCTCTGGCTGCCGTCGGTCGAGACGATGTACCCCGACGGCTTCGCGACGAGCGTGCGCGTGACGGGCGTCAGCGACGGCTTCGACGGCGCGTCGCGACCGGGGCATTTCGACGGCGTCGCGACCGTGGTCTCGAAACTGTTCGGCCAGGTCGAGCCCGATGCCGCCTATTTCGGCGAGAAGGACTATCAGCAGCTCGCGGTCGTCCGCCGCTTCGTCGCCGACCTGAACTTCGCGATCGATATCGTCGGGGTACCGACGCAGCGCGACGACGACGGGCTCGCGATGTCGTCGCGCAACATCTATCTCGACGACGAACAGCGCCGCCAGGCGATCACGCTGCCCCGCGCGCTGGGCGTCGCGGCACGGGCGATCGCGCGCGGCGAGGATGTCGAGCCGGTGCTCGACGATGCGCGCACCATGCTGGCGGCCGCGGGGTTCGAGATCGACTATGTCGCGCTCGCCGACGCCGAGACGCTGACCGAACATCCGGCGGCGGATCGGCCGCGGCGCCTGCTGGCGGCAGCGCGGATGGGCGGCACGCGGCTGATCGACAATATCGCGATCGAC
- a CDS encoding sensor histidine kinase, with the protein MRQTRIKLVANTRPIGRVLLACMVLGFASLIAAGIAAAWLTGRNQEHVRWVNHTYEVELAIAQASIAIEQGETPRRGYLITRAPIYLDTYLANRAKQPATLARVSTLTADNPRQRASYARLVALVADLQRQRDLTVSLVREGRGREAIALFFAETDAKRMMTIRRLAAHMAQEERRLLKIRDADQVRSVRAFYIVLGIAGLILLVVAILSVTTVMRYTRDLTRSRDSLNTLNETLEEQVAERTADLSLANDEIQRFAYIVSHDLRSPLVNVMGFTAELAATVAPLEELLERAEATAPEIVTEDARLAVREDLPEAVGFIRTSTQKMDRLINAILKLSREGRRVIAPERLDVAEIVANICGSMQHIIDDRGATVSVEGTIPGLVSDRLAIEQILSNLIENATKYLKPGRPGVITVSGHEERGRVVLSVADNGRGIDTRDHARVFDLFRRSGAQDQPGEGIGLAHVRALAYRLGGTIDLASELGEGATFRLNLPKTLTVQDPKA; encoded by the coding sequence ATGCGCCAGACCCGGATCAAGCTCGTCGCGAACACCCGGCCGATCGGTCGCGTCCTGCTCGCCTGCATGGTCCTCGGGTTCGCCAGCCTGATCGCTGCGGGCATCGCCGCCGCCTGGCTGACCGGCCGCAACCAGGAGCATGTCCGCTGGGTCAACCACACCTATGAGGTCGAGCTCGCGATCGCGCAGGCCAGCATTGCGATCGAGCAGGGCGAGACCCCGCGCCGCGGCTATCTGATCACCCGCGCGCCGATCTACCTCGACACCTACCTCGCAAACCGCGCGAAGCAGCCCGCGACGCTGGCCCGCGTCAGCACGCTGACCGCCGACAATCCGCGCCAACGTGCCAGCTACGCCAGGCTGGTCGCGCTCGTCGCCGATCTCCAGCGCCAGCGCGACCTGACCGTCTCGCTGGTCCGCGAAGGTCGCGGGCGCGAGGCAATCGCGCTGTTCTTCGCCGAAACCGATGCGAAGCGGATGATGACGATCCGCCGGCTCGCCGCGCACATGGCGCAAGAGGAACGCCGCCTGCTGAAGATCCGCGACGCCGACCAGGTCCGCAGCGTCCGCGCGTTCTACATCGTGCTCGGCATCGCCGGGCTGATCCTGCTGGTCGTCGCGATCCTCTCGGTGACGACGGTGATGCGCTACACCCGCGACCTCACCCGCTCGCGCGACAGCCTCAACACGCTCAACGAGACGCTCGAGGAGCAGGTCGCCGAACGCACTGCGGACCTCAGCCTGGCGAACGACGAGATCCAGCGCTTCGCCTATATCGTCAGCCACGACCTGCGCTCGCCCTTGGTCAACGTGATGGGCTTCACCGCCGAGCTCGCCGCTACCGTCGCCCCGCTCGAGGAACTGCTCGAACGCGCCGAGGCGACCGCGCCCGAGATCGTCACCGAGGATGCGCGGCTCGCGGTGCGCGAGGACCTGCCCGAGGCGGTCGGCTTCATCCGCACCTCGACGCAGAAGATGGACCGGCTGATCAACGCGATCCTCAAGCTGTCGCGCGAAGGCCGCCGCGTGATTGCGCCCGAGCGGCTCGACGTGGCCGAGATCGTCGCCAATATCTGCGGATCGATGCAGCACATCATCGACGATCGCGGGGCAACGGTCAGCGTCGAAGGCACGATCCCGGGGCTCGTCAGCGACCGCCTCGCGATCGAGCAGATCCTGTCGAACCTGATCGAGAATGCGACCAAGTATCTGAAGCCCGGCCGTCCCGGCGTCATTACCGTCTCGGGCCACGAAGAGCGCGGCCGCGTGGTGCTGTCGGTCGCCGACAATGGCCGCGGCATCGATACCCGCGACCATGCCCGCGTGTTCGACCTGTTCCGCCGCTCGGGCGCGCAGGACCAGCCGGGCGAGGGGATCGGGCTCGCGCATGTGCGTGCGCTGGCCTATCGCCTTGGCGGCACTATCGACCTGGCCTCCGAACTGGGCGAGGGTGCGACCTTCCGCCTCAACCTTCCCAAGACTTTGACCGTGCAGGACCCGAAAGCATGA
- a CDS encoding response regulator: MSEHQTVGIVMIEDDEGHARLIEKNIRRAGISNAIRHFTDGGTALDFLFNAPDGPALNGPALILLDLNLPDMSGTDILLRIKAEGSPLRRTPVVVLTTTDDKVEIQRCYDLGCNVYITKPVNYESFATAIRQLGLFLSVIQVPEIEA, encoded by the coding sequence ATGAGCGAACACCAGACCGTCGGCATCGTGATGATCGAGGATGACGAGGGCCATGCCCGCCTCATCGAGAAGAACATCCGCCGCGCGGGCATCTCCAACGCGATCCGCCATTTCACCGACGGCGGCACCGCGCTCGACTTCCTGTTCAACGCGCCCGACGGCCCCGCGCTCAACGGCCCGGCGCTCATCCTGCTCGACCTCAACCTGCCCGACATGAGCGGCACCGACATCCTGCTGCGGATCAAGGCGGAGGGCAGTCCGCTGCGCCGCACGCCCGTCGTCGTGCTGACCACGACCGACGACAAGGTCGAGATCCAGCGCTGCTACGATCTCGGCTGCAACGTCTACATCACCAAGCCGGTGAACTACGAAAGCTTCGCCACCGCGATTCGCCAGCTCGGGCTGTTCCTCTCGGTGATCCAGGTCCCCGAGATCGAGGCCTGA